The following proteins are co-located in the Calliphora vicina chromosome 2, idCalVici1.1, whole genome shotgun sequence genome:
- the LOC135952238 gene encoding transcription factor SPT20 homolog has translation MASKFITFVGLLALSGSCMAGINTYAYNPFIRTYAAAPAAYIKSAPLVAAAPVVKTYAPLVKAEEIDPHPQYQFSYGVHDSVTGDIKNQVEARDGDNVAGSYSVVDADGYKRTVTYTADDVNGFNAVVQRDPLVVAAAPVVHAAPVVKTFAAAPVVHAAPIVQAAPVVKTYAAAPVVHAAPVVKTYAAPVYKTFAAAPVVHSAPVVQTARVVKTYAAAPVVHAAPVYKTYSAAPVVHAAPVVKTYSAAPVVHAAPVFQSYAAAPVVKSYSAVPFARTAYLASAPVQQFHSYFSSPAVAVQGQQQPEVHVQEAQQEVTEVQAQEQQPQQFAAPQQPENEPTPVEYPEQQQEQEQQQQEQEQTQMEEQQPQMEEQQPEMQEQQQMEEQQQMQEQEQQQMQEQEQQQDQQQYRHEQQQQAQQQYIQEHQQFVQEQQQLIAQQQQQFAAQQQEVFQQQQQLIEQQQQYYQQQQQKYTPYPQYEVPQNQLTHPQQGNDNDSDVVEARSAVPEKQQEEPTSQQPEQHQEEEEAKNAATTTVAPAPVNEEEQKASDDMPKSA, from the exons atggcaagCAAA TTCATTACCTTTGTTGGCTTATTGGCTTTGTCCGGCTCCTGCATGGCCGGCATTAACACCTATGCCTACAATCCCTTTATTAGAACCTATGCTGCTGCCCCCGCTGCTTACATTAAGTCAGCACCTTTGGTTGCTGCCGCTCCCGTTGTAAAAACTTATGCTCCTTTAGTTAAGGCCGAAGAAATCGATCCTCATCCTCAATACCAATTCTCTTATGGTGTCCATGACTCTGTTACCGGTGACATCAAGAATCAAGTTGAGGCTCGTGATGGTGACAATGTAGCTGGCTCTTACAGTGTCGTCGATGCTGATGGTTATAAGCGCACCGTTACCTATACCGCCGATGATGTGAATGGTTTCAATGCTGTGGTTCAACGTGATCCCCTTGTTGTCGCTGCTGCCCCTGTTGTGCATGCTGCTCCTGTTGTTAAGACCTTCGCCGCTGCTCCTGTAGTACATGCTGCTCCCATTGTACAGGCCGCCCCTGTTGTGAAAACTTATGCTGCTGCCCCTGTAGTACATGCTGCTCCCGTTGTTAAGACCTACGCCGCCCCAGTTTACAAGACTTTTGCTGCTGCTCCTGTTGTACATTCCGCCCCAGTTGTACAAACCGCCCGTGTTGTCAAAACTTATGCTGCTGCCCCTGTAGTACATGCTGCTCCTGTTTATAAGACATACTCTGCTGCCCCCGTTGTACATGCCGCTCCTGTTGTGAAAACCTACTCTGCTGCCCCTGTGGTACATGCCGCTCCCGTCTTCCAATCATATGCTGCCGCCCCTGTTGTAAAATCTTACTCCGCCGTTCCATTTGCACGCACTGCATATTTGGCTTCTGCTCCCGTCCAACAGTTCCATTCCTACTTCAGCTCTCCAGCTGTGGCTGTACAAGGACAACAACAACCTGAAGTCCATGTACAAGAAGCACAACAAGAAGTCACTGAAGTTCAAGCTCAAGAACAACAACCTCAACAATTTGCTGCTCCCCAACAACCTGAGAATGAACCCACCCCTGTAGAATACCCCGAACAACAACAggaacaagaacaacaacagcaagaacaagaacaaacaCAAATGGAAGAACAACAACCACAAATGGAAGAACAACAACCAGAAATGCAAGAACAGCAACAAATggaagaacaacaacaaatgcaagagcaagaacaacaacaaatgcaagagcaagaacaacaacaagacCAACAACAATACAGAcacgaacaacaacaacaagctcAACAACAATACATCCAAGAGCACCAACAATTCGtccaagaacaacaacaactaattgcccaacaacaacagcaattcgCTGCCCAACAACAAGAAGTCttccaacaacaacagcaattgattgaacaacaacagcaatactaccaacagcaacaacaaaaatacactCCCTATCCCCAATACGAAGTACCCCAAAACCAATTGACCCATCCCCAACAAGGCAACGACAACGACTCCGATGTTGTTGAAGCTCGTTCAGCTGTACCCGAAAAGCAACAAGAAGAACCTACCAGCCAACAGCCAGAGCAACACCAAGAAGAAGAAG